The Dehalogenimonas lykanthroporepellens BL-DC-9 genome includes a window with the following:
- a CDS encoding conserved hypothetical protein (KEGG: dde:Dde_0923 hypothetical protein): protein MSFINPCHRSLAYGDGHIQGDGQLGQVVRVVGDDLFAVNTDPTKRSFGILIKDYAGGEMPGIYCDGGVYETDAFEGTVVAGDDLKVSAGGRLTNGVAAGEHVVAHAISVQSGVLKFRLLV from the coding sequence ATGTCATTCATCAATCCGTGTCACCGCAGCCTCGCCTATGGCGACGGCCACATCCAGGGCGACGGCCAACTCGGCCAGGTGGTCCGCGTGGTCGGCGACGACCTGTTCGCCGTCAACACCGATCCCACCAAGCGCTCCTTCGGCATCCTGATCAAGGATTACGCCGGTGGCGAAATGCCAGGCATCTACTGCGACGGCGGCGTCTACGAGACCGACGCCTTCGAAGGGACCGTCGTCGCCGGAGACGACCTGAAAGTTTCGGCGGGCGGTCGCCTGACCAACGGCGTCGCGGCCGGGGAGCACGTCGTCGCCCACGCCATTTCCGTACAGAGCGGCGTCCTCAAATTCCGCCTGCTCGTCTAA
- a CDS encoding conserved hypothetical protein (KEGG: dde:Dde_0927 hypothetical protein) translates to MTLLSGPEKAAAAGDVRELILASSQEAALLRAVPGERLYGSDDASFAELETFPLEFIETPPEDLANKIDATACGLPGLDVRPEDRVKSGADVFRVQTVVEERLFGVVTHKVLKLVRHHGS, encoded by the coding sequence GTGACCCTGCTTAGTGGTCCCGAGAAAGCTGCGGCCGCCGGGGACGTGAGAGAGCTGATCCTGGCAAGCTCACAGGAAGCCGCGTTGCTGCGTGCCGTACCGGGTGAGCGGTTGTATGGATCGGACGACGCATCCTTCGCCGAGTTGGAGACCTTTCCGCTCGAGTTCATCGAAACTCCTCCGGAGGACCTCGCCAACAAAATCGACGCTACGGCCTGCGGGCTCCCCGGTCTGGACGTGAGACCGGAAGACAGGGTGAAAAGCGGCGCGGACGTCTTCCGGGTTCAGACCGTGGTGGAGGAACGCCTTTTCGGGGTCGTGACCCACAAGGTACTGAAACTGGTTCGCCACCATGGGAGTTAA
- a CDS encoding alkyl hydroperoxide reductase/ Thiol specific antioxidant/ Mal allergen (KEGG: pat:Patl_0274 redoxin~manually curated~Contains selenocysteine~PFAM: alkyl hydroperoxide reductase/ Thiol specific antioxidant/ Mal allergen) — protein MQTLKDRINDHKLNSVARIPKDYRLIMQSSTEELSKSGILEQTVQKGDTFPDAMLMNSRSLPVKPASYLYREYTVVTFYRGIWUPYCNLELEALNDSFDEINRMRAGLIAISPQKPSINHAVKRKLGLKYEVFSDVGLTLSESLGLVFELPLRLQKVYAALGVDLQRANADGLWRLPMPARLIVDRSRRILDAEVNVDYLIRPEPSETIKKLELIIIRNR, from the coding sequence ATGCAGACTCTCAAAGACAGAATAAACGACCACAAGCTGAACTCGGTTGCAAGAATTCCCAAGGATTACAGATTGATCATGCAATCCTCCACCGAGGAATTGAGTAAATCGGGCATCCTAGAGCAAACTGTACAAAAAGGTGACACGTTTCCCGATGCGATGCTTATGAATAGCCGAAGTTTGCCTGTCAAACCAGCAAGTTACTTGTATCGAGAATATACGGTTGTCACCTTCTACCGGGGAATTTGGTGACCTTACTGTAATTTGGAGCTGGAAGCTCTAAATGATTCTTTCGACGAAATCAATAGGATGAGAGCTGGATTAATTGCAATTTCTCCCCAAAAGCCGTCAATCAATCATGCAGTAAAACGTAAATTAGGGCTTAAGTACGAGGTGTTCAGTGATGTCGGGCTTACCCTCTCCGAATCTCTCGGTTTGGTTTTTGAGTTACCTCTTCGTCTGCAAAAAGTCTACGCCGCTTTGGGAGTGGACCTTCAACGAGCCAATGCAGACGGACTATGGCGGCTTCCCATGCCAGCACGGCTGATTGTTGATCGAAGTCGGCGTATTCTCGATGCAGAGGTGAATGTGGACTACCTGATACGGCCTGAACCGTCAGAAACCATCAAAAAGCTTGAGTTGATTATAATTCGTAATCGATAG
- a CDS encoding conserved hypothetical protein (KEGG: dde:Dde_0924 hypothetical protein), protein MKTNQLKIHSQEYMETMARLMSEALESPEGMRALAAAIAAPIEREIKRKEISSLLLTKHTLPKGERPVYQKKPTVKAHWISKDGDAQEQEVGKDEVEFPTNRIHSNPMVDVSVLKNGNIGTLMDIQTSAADAIRKEMDRRTISVLSSAIPATNTIEVTGDLLTEEALNEAISIIEDLELSVKYIVMRGRRFNDMRGWNLDPQTKLELRQKGVIKNYGTGGILLTASMPLGEIIIVPDEEVGKMPVRENLKTESIDQKTRFKTGWLVWSEIGQGITRPDIMAKVKLVP, encoded by the coding sequence ATGAAAACCAATCAGTTGAAGATCCACTCCCAGGAGTACATGGAAACCATGGCGCGGCTCATGAGCGAGGCTCTCGAGTCGCCCGAAGGCATGCGGGCGCTTGCCGCCGCCATCGCCGCGCCCATCGAACGGGAGATCAAGCGCAAGGAGATTTCCTCGTTGCTGCTCACCAAGCACACGCTGCCCAAGGGCGAACGTCCGGTCTACCAGAAGAAACCGACCGTCAAGGCCCACTGGATCAGCAAGGACGGCGACGCCCAGGAGCAGGAGGTGGGCAAGGACGAGGTCGAGTTCCCCACCAACCGCATCCACTCCAACCCGATGGTGGACGTTTCCGTCCTCAAAAACGGCAACATCGGCACGCTGATGGACATCCAGACCAGCGCGGCTGACGCCATCCGTAAGGAGATGGATCGCCGCACCATCTCGGTGCTCTCCTCGGCCATCCCGGCGACCAACACCATCGAGGTCACCGGCGATTTGCTCACCGAGGAGGCACTGAACGAGGCCATCTCGATCATCGAGGACCTGGAGCTGTCGGTGAAGTACATCGTCATGCGCGGCCGCCGGTTCAACGACATGCGCGGCTGGAACCTCGATCCCCAGACCAAGCTCGAGCTGCGTCAGAAGGGTGTCATCAAGAACTACGGCACCGGCGGCATCCTGTTGACCGCCTCCATGCCGCTGGGCGAGATCATCATCGTCCCGGATGAAGAGGTCGGAAAGATGCCGGTGCGCGAAAACCTGAAGACGGAGTCCATCGATCAGAAGACCCGCTTCAAGACCGGCTGGCTGGTGTGGTCTGAAATCGGCCAGGGCATTACCCGCCCTGACATCATGGCCAAGGTCAAACTGGTTCCGTAA
- a CDS encoding conserved hypothetical protein (KEGG: dde:Dde_0925 hypothetical protein) yields the protein MNRIKNIRPGVLVIPDAGLKLKPGQVVEVERLTKQIQAALKNGRLAIADKPKQEPLAPPEPDQDAEPVDLSKLSATDAISRVNEEANPETLKGYMDTEKRRTVIDALKSRLEGLQGVAE from the coding sequence ATGAATCGAATCAAGAACATCCGTCCCGGCGTTCTGGTGATCCCCGACGCCGGGCTGAAACTCAAGCCCGGCCAGGTGGTCGAGGTGGAACGCCTCACCAAGCAGATCCAGGCGGCGCTCAAGAACGGCCGCCTGGCCATAGCCGACAAACCGAAGCAGGAACCGCTCGCCCCTCCAGAGCCAGACCAGGACGCGGAACCGGTGGACCTGAGCAAACTCTCCGCCACCGACGCCATCTCCAGGGTCAACGAGGAAGCCAATCCAGAGACCCTCAAAGGCTACATGGACACCGAGAAACGCCGCACGGTGATCGACGCGCTCAAGAGCCGTTTGGAGGGTCTGCAAGGTGTTGCTGAGTGA
- a CDS encoding Site-specific DNA-methyltransferase (adenine-specific) (KEGG: sfu:Sfum_3806 D12 class N6 adenine-specific DNA methyltransferase~PFAM: D12 class N6 adenine-specific DNA methyltransferase): MELFATDLERLAFLLEADAALTLDPDALGTEAAEQSAPEELPPEKRPKYITNYIGSKQKLVDWIWKHTPEGTGTVLDAFSGSAVVAYMYKTKGLQVIANDRLRYCHHAAKAIIENNSVRLSEDEIEALLADNAKAGSFVQDNFKGIFFAKGVHALIDTIRANCDKLSGFKKDIALFGLGKTCMSGKGGFGHFSSSTDYGRRQDTPDEFKDRLRKNLQRINALIFDNDKENKAYRQDINDLLPKAKADLAYFDPPYATEFSTTNYERAYHFVEGLMTYWEGLEIKADTKVKYYETDHKTVTKANASEFFQTFLGNAKHIPHWLISYRDHAYPNEQEMKRIIGSFGKQSRMRSKDHHYAITSKHGEASNAKERLFVCAPGAKASAEREEKPVPMAAAANFHTSIPVDIQLGEGERLTTEAMDVGSAGDPQFSFVLCRTGTNKNGDHFTAEELSGRHMTAVNKKVDLQHSQEFNDIVGGIVAADYLEDDNGGRVECVGELYVHDTPAARLAYKLMKRGIISQVSMECDYQEGECSVCHKRFQNKADYCTHLRKFKGRDFNGQPVFEILHGVTFTGLGLLDRKGADENARILQVASLQSQPDQSQPEGDSTMEDKTKPTEDPAAKTESDAAKKKPAQQEGDPARVSDLEKENRQLKAQVAELQKRVQELEAEQKAAACRSRAKKLLTRLEKQGLSFASEEDREAELKRLAELSDEAFAATEAAYERLPKSAKADKDKEEKPADSDQGGKPAAKASTETPLRSDAGVRPHDVDDRKVSLEDRLRDGFMAAYRNRVGEDTPEHSEINA; encoded by the coding sequence TCTCGATCCCGATGCGCTTGGGACCGAGGCCGCCGAACAGTCCGCTCCTGAAGAGCTCCCTCCCGAGAAGCGCCCCAAGTACATCACCAACTACATCGGCAGTAAGCAGAAGCTCGTCGACTGGATCTGGAAGCATACCCCGGAGGGCACTGGCACGGTGCTGGATGCCTTTTCGGGGTCTGCGGTCGTGGCCTACATGTACAAGACCAAGGGCCTCCAGGTCATCGCCAACGACCGGCTCCGCTACTGCCACCATGCCGCCAAGGCGATCATCGAGAACAACTCGGTTCGCCTGAGCGAGGACGAGATCGAGGCACTCCTGGCCGACAACGCCAAGGCGGGCAGCTTCGTTCAGGACAACTTCAAGGGCATTTTCTTCGCCAAGGGCGTCCATGCGCTGATCGACACCATCCGCGCCAACTGCGACAAGCTCTCCGGCTTCAAGAAAGACATCGCCCTGTTCGGCCTCGGCAAAACCTGCATGAGCGGCAAGGGTGGCTTCGGCCACTTCTCGTCGTCCACCGATTATGGCCGCCGCCAGGACACCCCCGACGAGTTCAAAGATCGCTTGCGCAAGAACCTGCAGCGCATCAACGCCCTGATCTTCGACAACGACAAGGAGAACAAGGCATACCGGCAGGACATCAACGACCTGCTGCCGAAAGCCAAGGCGGATCTGGCCTACTTCGATCCGCCCTACGCCACCGAGTTTTCGACCACCAATTACGAGCGGGCCTACCACTTCGTGGAGGGGCTCATGACCTATTGGGAAGGGCTCGAAATCAAGGCCGACACCAAGGTCAAGTATTACGAGACCGACCACAAGACCGTCACCAAGGCCAACGCCAGCGAGTTCTTCCAGACTTTTCTCGGCAACGCCAAGCACATCCCGCACTGGCTGATCTCCTACCGCGATCACGCCTATCCCAACGAGCAGGAGATGAAGCGGATCATCGGCTCCTTCGGCAAGCAGAGCCGGATGAGGTCCAAGGATCACCACTACGCCATCACCTCCAAGCACGGTGAGGCTTCCAACGCCAAGGAGCGTCTGTTCGTCTGCGCTCCCGGGGCCAAGGCCAGCGCCGAGCGGGAGGAAAAACCCGTTCCGATGGCCGCCGCAGCGAACTTCCACACCAGCATCCCCGTGGACATCCAGCTGGGCGAAGGCGAACGCCTCACGACCGAGGCCATGGATGTCGGCTCGGCGGGCGACCCCCAATTCAGCTTCGTGCTCTGTCGCACCGGCACCAACAAGAACGGCGACCACTTCACCGCCGAGGAGTTGTCCGGTCGGCATATGACGGCCGTGAACAAGAAGGTCGATCTGCAACATTCGCAGGAGTTCAACGACATCGTGGGCGGCATCGTCGCCGCCGACTACCTGGAGGACGACAACGGCGGCCGCGTGGAATGCGTCGGTGAGCTGTACGTCCACGACACCCCGGCCGCCCGGCTGGCCTACAAGCTGATGAAGCGCGGGATCATCTCCCAGGTCTCCATGGAATGCGACTACCAGGAAGGCGAATGTTCGGTCTGCCACAAGCGCTTCCAGAACAAGGCCGACTACTGCACCCACCTGCGCAAATTCAAGGGCCGTGATTTCAACGGCCAACCCGTTTTCGAGATTCTGCACGGCGTCACTTTCACCGGACTGGGACTGCTCGACCGCAAAGGCGCGGACGAGAACGCCAGGATTCTGCAGGTGGCGTCCCTTCAGAGCCAGCCCGACCAATCCCAACCCGAAGGAGATTCCACGATGGAAGACAAAACCAAACCTACCGAAGACCCGGCCGCCAAGACTGAATCTGACGCGGCCAAGAAGAAACCGGCCCAGCAGGAAGGCGATCCCGCTCGCGTTTCCGACCTGGAAAAGGAAAACCGCCAGCTCAAGGCCCAGGTCGCCGAGCTGCAGAAACGCGTCCAGGAACTGGAAGCCGAACAAAAGGCGGCCGCTTGCCGCTCCCGCGCCAAGAAGCTGCTCACCCGTCTGGAGAAGCAGGGACTCTCCTTCGCTTCCGAGGAGGACCGGGAAGCCGAACTGAAACGCCTGGCCGAACTGTCCGACGAAGCATTCGCCGCCACCGAGGCCGCTTACGAACGCCTGCCCAAGTCGGCAAAAGCGGACAAGGACAAGGAAGAGAAACCCGCCGACAGCGACCAGGGCGGCAAGCCCGCCGCCAAGGCATCGACGGAAACCCCGCTGCGCAGCGACGCCGGTGTCCGGCCCCACGATGTGGACGACCGCAAGGTGTCGCTCGAGGACCGCCTGCGCGACGGGTTCATGGCCGCTTACCGCAACCGTGTCGGCGAGGACACTCCCGAACACTCGGAAATCAACGCTTAA
- a CDS encoding conserved hypothetical protein (KEGG: sfu:Sfum_3810 hypothetical protein) produces MLLSDLIADLRLDLSDPGASLFEDQTLERCVRKAVFRVGRDLDQSLTITVGEITPDPTGEVRELLVIMAQIHACQVMRSATANAFSFSSGDKRVDKTGQPGHWAKLEADLLADYRQRLTELRPATQLDQEAYILTPSGLAPVIYEQGSELEL; encoded by the coding sequence GTGTTGCTGAGTGACCTGATCGCCGACCTGCGGCTCGACTTGTCCGATCCGGGCGCATCTCTCTTCGAGGACCAGACTCTGGAGAGATGCGTCCGGAAGGCCGTTTTTCGGGTCGGCCGTGACCTCGACCAATCGCTGACGATCACGGTCGGAGAGATCACCCCCGATCCCACCGGCGAGGTCCGCGAGCTCCTGGTGATCATGGCGCAGATCCACGCCTGCCAGGTCATGCGTTCGGCCACCGCCAACGCCTTCTCCTTTTCCAGTGGCGACAAGCGGGTGGATAAAACCGGCCAGCCCGGCCACTGGGCCAAGCTCGAGGCCGATCTGCTCGCCGACTACCGGCAGCGGCTCACCGAGCTGCGTCCGGCCACCCAGCTCGATCAGGAAGCCTACATCCTGACCCCGAGCGGCCTTGCGCCGGTCATCTACGAACAAGGAAGCGAGCTTGAGCTGTGA